In Paenibacillus sp. FSL R7-0345, a single window of DNA contains:
- a CDS encoding MFS transporter produces the protein MSDPLSSTRSNSKLNYFILITVIIAAGLSQGLLLPVLSILLEQKGVSSSLNGLNAAALYVGSFAMTLVAERVLGAIGFKKLIAAGLSLVLVTLLLFPLLPGIKVWFILRLLVGIGDSAINYAAQLWVLLMAPAEHRGRNLSLYGMSYGLGFSLGPAGISLLRFGEAAPFLILAGLFMLALMLVLFKLPNSRPDKVEHSEGQARRFGRSYSLAWYALIPALLYGYMEASLNSNFPVYGLRSGFTTDQIATLLPFAGIGGLLLQLPLGMWSDRFGRKKILIFAGTAGGLAFTLLPIAGGHFGLTLLLLLAAGGLVGSFFSLGLSYAADILPRNLLPAANVVSSFHFSIGSIIGPGIGGLLLEFGWGNGVFVLLGGFYILFGLTGLLFSPRQLN, from the coding sequence GTGTCAGACCCGCTTTCATCTACACGATCCAACAGTAAGCTGAACTATTTCATTCTTATTACCGTCATTATCGCCGCAGGGCTAAGTCAGGGGCTGCTGTTGCCGGTGCTCTCGATCCTGCTTGAACAAAAGGGCGTTTCCTCGTCGCTCAACGGATTAAACGCCGCAGCCCTTTACGTCGGCTCCTTTGCTATGACCCTCGTTGCTGAACGGGTGCTTGGCGCCATCGGCTTCAAGAAACTGATAGCCGCCGGACTCAGTCTCGTCCTGGTAACCCTGCTGTTGTTCCCGCTGCTGCCCGGCATCAAGGTGTGGTTCATCCTGCGCCTGCTTGTCGGCATCGGAGACTCGGCAATCAACTATGCAGCCCAGCTCTGGGTGCTGTTAATGGCTCCGGCAGAGCACAGGGGACGCAATCTCTCGCTCTACGGGATGTCCTACGGACTCGGCTTCAGCCTCGGCCCGGCCGGAATCAGCCTGTTGCGCTTCGGTGAGGCTGCTCCTTTTCTGATCCTGGCCGGATTGTTTATGCTGGCCCTTATGCTGGTTCTGTTTAAATTGCCGAATTCCCGGCCTGATAAAGTGGAACACAGTGAGGGACAGGCCCGCCGGTTCGGTCGCAGCTACAGCCTGGCCTGGTATGCGCTAATTCCGGCGCTGCTGTACGGATACATGGAAGCAAGCCTGAACAGCAATTTCCCGGTGTATGGGCTCCGTTCAGGGTTCACTACAGACCAGATCGCCACCCTGCTGCCGTTTGCCGGAATCGGCGGCCTGCTGCTCCAGCTGCCGCTGGGTATGTGGAGCGACCGGTTCGGGCGCAAAAAAATTCTGATTTTTGCCGGAACCGCGGGCGGTCTGGCCTTTACTCTGCTGCCTATTGCCGGCGGACATTTTGGATTGACACTGCTCCTGCTGCTGGCAGCCGGGGGCCTTGTCGGCTCTTTCTTCTCGCTGGGGCTCAGCTATGCGGCGGACATTCTGCCGCGCAATCTGCTGCCTGCAGCCAATGTGGTTTCTTCTTTTCATTTTAGTATAGGCAGTATCATCGGTCCGGGCATCGGCGGCCTGCTGCTGGAATTCGGCTGGGGCAACGGCGTATTCGTGCTGCTGGGCGGTTTCTATATTTTGTTCGGCCTGACCGGGTTATTATTCTCGCCACGGCAGCTGAATTGA
- a CDS encoding helix-turn-helix domain-containing protein has protein sequence MTYELKIDVSPVYELIDSFMLYVTRKWISNLDIGPDWIRDIDGRIPPQQVTTLRQAAEWPFTDYDVLYVWAYRRQPASKVLQFLNELETQSLEECFAQTAPLFPDFTISECARIKRDYPPLLRLWYEQYFRHTEQKLLPILIEDASEKKMLESKMGSAALIEYASGGVVIEDIPDLQTVVLLPTIHNRPINMYCFYNTLMIIQYPVDVPSDNEDEPPTVLLRLTKALSDPTRLRLLRYAAHEPKTLWELQSVLGQTSDTMMHHLLMLRVAGLLRVHLGSEGEGNERYSVRPDGASDLQMFLESYIRL, from the coding sequence ATGACTTATGAACTCAAAATTGATGTCTCGCCTGTCTATGAGCTGATTGACAGTTTTATGTTATATGTTACACGAAAATGGATTTCCAACCTGGATATCGGCCCTGACTGGATCCGCGATATTGACGGCCGCATTCCTCCTCAGCAGGTAACCACCCTCCGGCAGGCCGCCGAATGGCCTTTTACCGATTATGATGTCCTGTACGTCTGGGCTTACCGCCGCCAGCCTGCATCGAAGGTGCTGCAATTCCTGAATGAACTGGAAACGCAGTCACTGGAAGAGTGCTTTGCCCAGACTGCGCCGCTGTTTCCGGATTTTACAATTTCAGAATGCGCACGGATCAAACGGGATTATCCCCCGCTCCTGAGGCTGTGGTACGAGCAGTATTTCCGCCATACCGAGCAGAAGCTGCTGCCGATCCTGATCGAGGACGCCTCCGAGAAAAAAATGCTGGAGAGCAAAATGGGCTCTGCAGCGCTGATTGAGTATGCTTCAGGCGGCGTAGTCATTGAGGATATTCCTGATCTGCAGACTGTGGTGCTGCTACCGACCATTCATAACCGGCCGATCAATATGTATTGCTTCTATAATACACTTATGATTATCCAGTATCCTGTGGATGTCCCCTCCGACAATGAGGACGAGCCCCCTACTGTCCTGCTGCGCCTGACCAAAGCGCTGTCTGATCCGACCAGACTCCGGCTGCTCCGCTACGCTGCACATGAACCCAAAACGCTGTGGGAGCTGCAGTCTGTGCTCGGCCAGACCAGTGATACGATGATGCATCATCTGCTGATGCTGCGTGTCGCCGGCCTGCTGCGGGTTCATCTGGGCAGTGAAGGCGAAGGCAATGAACGCTACAGTGTCCGGCCGGACGGCGCATCCGATCTGCAGATGTTCCTTGAGTCTTATATTCGTTTATAA
- a CDS encoding HAD family hydrolase yields the protein MKYLPQQVIFDLDDTLVHCNKYFDLILGQYFELMSDWFGEYGPTTGEFRSKQVEIDVETVSTSGLASDNFPKSLIATYHFFCAKYNRAADPYHEQQLMKLGLSVYDQEVEAYPGMVETLDALKHDGHDLYLYTGGDDTIQQRKIEQMKLDIYFDDRIFIRQHKNIESLENILMSYPFERQRTWMIGNSLRTDVLPALTAGINSIYLKQQNEWLYNLIELQREMQQSVMTISSISEVPPVIRTASKLQSHG from the coding sequence ATGAAATATTTGCCGCAACAAGTTATTTTTGATCTGGACGACACCCTGGTACACTGCAACAAATATTTTGACCTCATTCTGGGGCAGTACTTTGAGCTCATGTCCGATTGGTTCGGCGAATATGGCCCGACAACCGGCGAATTCCGCAGCAAGCAGGTGGAGATTGATGTGGAAACAGTCAGCACCAGCGGACTGGCCAGCGACAATTTCCCGAAATCCCTGATTGCTACCTATCACTTTTTCTGCGCTAAATATAACCGGGCTGCCGATCCTTATCATGAGCAGCAGCTGATGAAGCTCGGGCTGAGCGTCTATGACCAGGAGGTTGAGGCCTATCCGGGAATGGTGGAAACGCTCGACGCGCTCAAGCATGACGGGCACGACCTGTATTTGTATACAGGCGGAGACGATACTATCCAGCAGCGTAAAATTGAGCAGATGAAGCTCGATATTTATTTTGACGACCGGATCTTTATCCGCCAGCACAAAAACATTGAGTCACTTGAAAATATCCTCATGTCATATCCGTTCGAACGCCAGCGCACCTGGATGATCGGCAATTCCCTGCGCACTGACGTGCTCCCGGCCTTGACTGCCGGCATTAACAGCATCTACCTGAAGCAGCAAAATGAATGGCTGTACAACCTGATTGAGCTTCAGCGGGAAATGCAGCAGTCGGTCATGACGATCTCCTCGATCAGTGAGGTTCCGCCGGTCATCCGTACGGCCTCCAAGCTGCAAAGCCACGGCTGA
- a CDS encoding thioredoxin domain-containing protein has protein sequence MNKQASPNRTQNKQSVRKNTGSRLLPMLLGIIAVILAIVLIYVLTDGNSKEENALEGLPNYTDVKGTITVDGLKYEKQPHLGSPDAKVKVIEFADFKCPACKKWTEVNLDTFIKDYVDTGKAELYFMNFAFIDRDSYLAASAGEAIFKQSNEKFWEYVHELYANQGDESTIWATQKFILNFVKENIDGIDYTRFEQDVKNHTYMYDVKEDFKIAGAYGVNGTPKFMVNGVLLPDSSYEGLTAAIESSLAETAK, from the coding sequence ATGAACAAGCAAGCAAGTCCTAACCGTACACAAAATAAGCAGTCTGTCCGGAAGAACACCGGCTCCCGTCTGCTGCCCATGCTGCTTGGTATCATCGCTGTTATTCTGGCAATTGTACTTATCTATGTCCTTACAGACGGCAACTCCAAAGAAGAAAATGCGCTTGAAGGGCTGCCTAATTACACGGATGTAAAAGGTACAATTACAGTTGACGGTCTGAAGTATGAGAAGCAGCCGCATCTGGGCAGTCCGGACGCCAAGGTCAAGGTGATCGAGTTCGCCGATTTCAAATGCCCGGCCTGCAAGAAATGGACCGAAGTTAATCTGGATACCTTCATCAAGGATTATGTGGACACCGGAAAAGCCGAGCTTTATTTCATGAACTTCGCCTTTATCGACCGTGACTCTTATCTCGCGGCCAGCGCCGGGGAAGCGATCTTTAAGCAGAGCAACGAGAAGTTCTGGGAATATGTCCATGAGCTGTACGCCAATCAGGGCGATGAGAGCACCATCTGGGCTACCCAGAAATTCATCCTTAACTTTGTCAAAGAGAACATTGATGGCATTGATTATACCCGGTTCGAGCAGGATGTGAAGAATCACACCTACATGTATGACGTTAAGGAAGATTTCAAAATTGCCGGAGCGTACGGCGTTAACGGTACTCCCAAATTTATGGTGAACGGCGTCCTGCTGCCGGATTCCTCTTATGAGGGATTAACAGCCGCGATTGAGAGCAGCCTGGCGGAGACTGCGAAATAA